A region of uncultured Desulfobacter sp. DNA encodes the following proteins:
- a CDS encoding FAD-binding oxidoreductase: MKTNADVIIIGGGIIGCSTAYYLAKKGKTVIVLEKGNKIGYGGSGRNGGGVRQSGRDKRELPLAMYGVQNLWPHLSEELGTDVEYYQRGNLRLGKTDEHIKILQGLTDVAVSLGLDVKMISGCDVREICPHLSGEVIGASWCQSDGHANPLLTTLAFYNKANALGVRFLFEQSVLTIKKVAGRARKVVTTSGEFEAEKIILAAGYESQAISKTVGVEVPMKKLALNTLITDAQSPMFYQMLGTAMADFYGHQTTHGSFIFGGGTPLDSNAVKSVTNHPPASATAATCKGILSYIPALKHAKVVRSWVGFIDWCEDNVPVIDHVEAVPGLILAFGFSGHGFGIAPCVGTVLSEMACDETPSIDISELNYGRFSGL; the protein is encoded by the coding sequence ATGAAGACAAATGCAGATGTGATCATCATAGGGGGCGGTATTATAGGCTGTTCAACCGCCTACTATTTAGCTAAAAAAGGGAAAACGGTCATCGTTCTGGAAAAAGGAAATAAAATCGGATATGGCGGCTCCGGCCGCAACGGTGGTGGGGTTCGACAATCAGGCAGGGACAAAAGAGAACTGCCTCTGGCAATGTATGGTGTGCAGAACCTTTGGCCGCATCTATCCGAAGAGCTGGGGACCGATGTCGAATATTACCAGCGGGGGAATCTTCGGCTGGGTAAAACGGATGAACATATTAAGATCCTGCAGGGACTCACCGACGTTGCGGTTTCCTTGGGCCTTGATGTGAAGATGATAAGCGGTTGCGACGTTAGAGAAATTTGCCCCCACCTGTCTGGGGAAGTGATCGGGGCCAGCTGGTGCCAAAGTGATGGTCATGCAAACCCGTTGCTGACAACGTTAGCATTTTATAACAAGGCCAATGCGTTAGGCGTACGTTTTCTTTTTGAACAAAGTGTGCTGACGATAAAAAAGGTTGCAGGCCGGGCGAGAAAGGTCGTAACCACCAGCGGGGAGTTTGAAGCAGAAAAAATTATCCTGGCTGCCGGCTATGAAAGCCAAGCGATCTCTAAAACCGTCGGCGTAGAAGTACCTATGAAGAAACTTGCACTGAATACCCTGATCACCGATGCACAATCTCCCATGTTTTATCAGATGCTCGGCACCGCTATGGCTGATTTTTACGGACATCAAACGACCCATGGCTCCTTTATTTTCGGTGGGGGTACGCCGCTGGATTCCAACGCCGTTAAAAGTGTAACAAACCATCCGCCGGCCAGTGCCACTGCCGCGACATGCAAAGGTATCCTTAGTTACATCCCCGCTTTGAAACATGCAAAAGTAGTTCGCAGCTGGGTTGGTTTTATTGATTGGTGCGAGGATAATGTCCCGGTAATCGACCATGTTGAAGCGGTCCCCGGTTTGATTCTGGCTTTTGGATTCTCCGGCCACGGCTTTGGCATTGCGCCTTGCGTAGGCACTGTCCTTTCGGAAATGGCCTGCGATGAAACTCCTTCCATCGATATCAGCGAACTCAATTATGGCCGGTTTAGCGGTTTATAA
- a CDS encoding FAD-dependent oxidoreductase: MDKRYDMVIVGAGPGGLAAAVTAGKLGLSALVVDEQPEPGGQLYRSIERSLPENADTLGKDYLAGKQLVESFRASGVTYLPNNSVWNIDDALNVDLISAGVPLRVRGRRILFSAGAVERPVPIPNWTLPGVMGAAAADILFKSADMVPEGPVVLAGSGPLLLLVACHLVDNGVKISAMVETAGLKDYVKAIAYLPGALRQGSYLLKGLQMRLKVKRADVPLYIGCRNLAVFGENQAEGLAFTCRGKQLKVAAATVLLHEGVVPNLRFSRLLNCEHEWYAPQRYWRPVLDRWGRTSVPGVWVAGDAGGINGGQVAEIAGHLAAIDTACSLEVFSEAERDHLAQPYLKKAQREKLIRPFIDHVFPPNRQALVPPDDDTLVCRCEELTAGQIRDAVAKGARHPAQIKGQTRAGMGPCQGRMCGATIAEIIAESCALDIKEVGTLRVRPPLQPLSIEQLANLELGEENG; this comes from the coding sequence ATGGATAAACGATACGACATGGTTATCGTTGGCGCCGGCCCCGGCGGTCTTGCTGCGGCAGTCACTGCCGGCAAACTGGGCCTCTCAGCTTTGGTGGTGGATGAGCAACCGGAACCCGGTGGGCAGCTCTATCGCTCAATAGAGCGGAGCCTTCCTGAAAACGCTGATACGCTTGGCAAGGACTATCTTGCCGGCAAGCAACTGGTGGAGTCATTTCGTGCATCCGGTGTCACTTACCTGCCGAATAACAGTGTCTGGAATATCGATGACGCTTTAAATGTCGACTTGATATCCGCAGGGGTACCCCTGCGGGTGCGCGGCCGCCGGATTCTGTTCAGCGCCGGTGCCGTAGAGCGGCCGGTGCCGATTCCCAATTGGACCCTGCCTGGGGTGATGGGCGCCGCAGCTGCGGACATCCTGTTCAAGTCAGCGGATATGGTTCCCGAAGGCCCGGTTGTCCTGGCGGGCAGCGGGCCGCTGTTGTTGCTGGTTGCCTGCCACCTGGTTGATAACGGCGTTAAAATTTCTGCGATGGTGGAAACAGCCGGCTTAAAGGATTACGTCAAGGCAATTGCCTACCTGCCCGGGGCATTACGCCAAGGCAGCTACCTTCTTAAAGGGTTGCAGATGAGACTGAAAGTGAAACGTGCAGACGTGCCGCTTTACATAGGGTGTCGAAACCTGGCCGTATTCGGTGAGAATCAGGCGGAAGGTTTGGCATTTACCTGCCGCGGCAAACAGTTAAAAGTGGCTGCAGCAACGGTCCTGCTGCATGAAGGGGTGGTGCCGAACCTGCGCTTTAGCCGGTTGCTCAACTGCGAGCACGAATGGTACGCCCCGCAGCGTTATTGGCGACCGGTGCTTGACCGCTGGGGCCGAACGAGCGTGCCGGGTGTTTGGGTGGCTGGAGATGCCGGTGGCATCAACGGGGGGCAGGTGGCGGAAATTGCCGGCCATCTGGCTGCCATTGATACCGCCTGCAGCCTGGAGGTGTTCAGCGAGGCAGAACGCGATCATCTGGCTCAACCGTATTTGAAAAAGGCTCAACGGGAAAAGTTGATTCGGCCTTTTATCGACCATGTTTTTCCACCAAACCGGCAGGCACTGGTCCCACCTGACGATGATACGCTTGTCTGTCGCTGTGAAGAGTTGACTGCAGGTCAGATCCGTGACGCGGTAGCGAAGGGGGCACGCCATCCAGCCCAAATTAAAGGGCAGACGCGTGCTGGGATGGGTCCCTGTCAGGGAAGAATGTGTGGCGCGACAATTGCCGAAATTATTGCAGAAAGTTGTGCACTTGATATTAAAGAGGTTGGCACACTTCGGGTCAGACCGCCACTTCAACCCTTGAGCATTGAACAGTTGGCAAATCTGGAGCTGGGAGAAGAAAACGGATGA
- a CDS encoding Rid family hydrolase — protein sequence MKRTNYSSGAPLEEIAGYSRMVKVGNHVYIGGTTAVQPDGSVCGETPNEQARFIFEKFTDLLRQAGAQVKDVIKVKAYITDMGFAKEVADAYSQIFKPVRPLFTMIETPKLNRPAQKVEIEIEAVIGCEIS from the coding sequence ATGAAACGAACCAATTACTCATCAGGTGCACCTCTTGAAGAAATTGCAGGATATTCACGTATGGTAAAGGTCGGCAATCACGTTTACATCGGCGGAACAACAGCGGTTCAACCCGATGGCTCTGTTTGCGGTGAAACCCCTAATGAGCAGGCCAGGTTCATATTTGAAAAATTCACAGACCTTTTAAGACAAGCCGGAGCCCAGGTAAAGGATGTCATCAAAGTCAAGGCATATATAACGGATATGGGGTTTGCAAAAGAGGTAGCCGACGCCTACAGTCAAATTTTTAAGCCGGTGCGTCCGCTTTTTACAATGATCGAGACCCCCAAACTCAACCGGCCGGCCCAAAAGGTTGAAATTGAAATAGAGGCCGTCATTGGATGCGAAATCTCATAA
- a CDS encoding HU family DNA-binding protein, with amino-acid sequence MPCTIQITHYTRYAGIVGDLNAEDTYLNKLELIQALKRKCNLTKEDTNEFVRTFFSEKTNTMINGDRIEKGKN; translated from the coding sequence TTGCCTTGCACCATTCAAATCACCCACTATACCCGCTATGCGGGTATAGTGGGTGATTTGAATGCGGAGGATACATATTTGAACAAACTTGAACTGATTCAGGCGCTTAAAAGAAAATGCAACCTGACAAAAGAAGACACCAATGAATTTGTCAGAACCTTCTTCTCTGAAAAGACCAATACAATGATCAATGGAGATCGAATTGAAAAGGGAAAAAATTGA
- a CDS encoding (2Fe-2S)-binding protein yields the protein MFKRLHDNKPGVDRVNITFEGEPLEVPATETVIAAVMAAGAGYNRTSPISGAYRAAYCHMGVCHECLMEIDGVPNQQACKIQVRDGMVVKRQYGTKEPANG from the coding sequence ATGTTTAAAAGATTGCATGACAACAAACCCGGAGTGGATCGGGTAAATATTACCTTTGAAGGCGAGCCGTTGGAAGTTCCGGCAACGGAAACCGTTATAGCGGCTGTTATGGCGGCTGGTGCAGGCTATAACCGGACCTCGCCAATCAGTGGGGCATACCGTGCGGCCTACTGTCATATGGGCGTCTGCCATGAATGTCTAATGGAGATTGACGGCGTTCCAAATCAGCAAGCCTGCAAGATCCAAGTGCGCGACGGGATGGTGGTTAAGCGACAGTACGGCACAAAGGAGCCGGCCAATGGATAA
- a CDS encoding helix-turn-helix domain-containing protein — protein MNKPFYLPEQPFFKSSTRQFVSRVGSPSGLLAQYYSFEVPSDDNRAIVAVPDGTIDILFHCSDSAPTASVCGSVKKGKQIEFKKGCLYFGARFFPGTAKQILKSPLSKFTDREILLDDIQSNSDESVELICGAGSFDERIALFEKYYTRCNSDKDRAPSLISFLLEKINASCGEIRVRELAKETGYSTRHVSNVFKKYVGISPKLFSRIVRFQRSFSLLKLEKKVTFADLAQDAGYYDQAHFINEFKEFSMNTPAQIIHGIFC, from the coding sequence ATGAACAAGCCTTTTTATCTGCCGGAACAGCCCTTTTTTAAATCGTCCACCAGACAGTTTGTCTCCCGTGTCGGTTCTCCATCCGGCCTGCTGGCACAGTATTACAGTTTTGAGGTCCCATCGGATGATAACCGTGCCATTGTGGCGGTTCCGGACGGAACCATCGATATTCTTTTCCATTGCTCCGATTCGGCACCTACGGCGTCGGTGTGCGGGTCGGTCAAAAAAGGCAAACAGATTGAGTTTAAAAAAGGCTGTCTTTATTTTGGCGCAAGATTTTTCCCGGGCACAGCAAAACAAATTCTAAAAAGTCCGCTGTCTAAATTCACAGACCGGGAAATCCTCCTTGATGATATCCAAAGCAACTCAGATGAATCTGTGGAATTAATCTGCGGGGCCGGGTCTTTCGATGAAAGAATCGCCCTGTTTGAAAAGTATTATACCCGTTGCAACAGCGATAAGGATCGCGCCCCGTCACTGATCTCGTTTCTTCTTGAAAAAATAAATGCATCCTGTGGAGAGATCCGGGTTCGGGAATTGGCCAAAGAAACCGGATACTCCACAAGACATGTCAGCAATGTGTTTAAAAAATATGTGGGCATTTCTCCCAAGCTCTTTTCCAGAATTGTGCGTTTCCAGAGAAGTTTCAGCTTGCTCAAATTAGAAAAAAAAGTGACGTTCGCTGATCTTGCCCAGGATGCCGGTTATTATGACCAGGCCCATTTTATTAATGAATTCAAAGAGTTTTCCATGAATACCCCGGCTCAAATTATTCACGGTATTTTTTGTTGA
- a CDS encoding tyramine oxidase subunit B: MTYPKIDFLYLSEADMVKAGVTEMAGCVDAMETMFKLLKVGDFRMGGSNSNSHGVMMTFPENSTFPNMPTNGPDRRFMAMPAYLGGEFDMVGMKWYGSNTENRQKGLPRSILMFTLNDKDTGAPLAYMSANLLSAYRTGAVPGVGFRYFAREDASVVGIVGPGVMSKTAFDAIMAERPGIKTVKIKGRGKKSMDDFIAYLNQKYPSIEKVEPVADIEQAAKDADIVFVGTSSPTGDISEYPYINEAWLKPGSVVCCPAAARFDDDFILNRARSVADWINLYEAWAEEMPYPAYETIPIPAVRCMDLIADGKMEKSQVDDLGDILTGKVPARRNEDEIIIYSVGGLPVEDVAWGTIIYRNALEKGIGTKLNLWDKPELA; encoded by the coding sequence ATGACTTATCCAAAAATTGATTTTCTTTATCTGAGCGAAGCTGACATGGTCAAGGCGGGTGTAACCGAGATGGCAGGCTGCGTGGATGCCATGGAAACCATGTTCAAACTACTTAAAGTCGGTGATTTCCGCATGGGCGGCTCCAACAGCAATTCCCATGGTGTGATGATGACTTTTCCGGAAAACTCTACATTTCCCAATATGCCCACTAACGGGCCGGACAGGCGTTTTATGGCCATGCCGGCCTATCTTGGGGGTGAATTTGATATGGTTGGGATGAAATGGTACGGGTCCAACACGGAAAATCGTCAAAAAGGGCTTCCCCGCTCGATTCTGATGTTCACCCTCAATGACAAGGATACAGGCGCCCCTTTGGCATATATGTCGGCAAACTTGCTTAGCGCATACCGGACCGGTGCGGTTCCCGGCGTGGGGTTCAGATATTTTGCAAGGGAAGATGCAAGTGTTGTGGGCATTGTGGGGCCGGGGGTGATGAGCAAAACGGCCTTTGATGCCATCATGGCGGAACGTCCGGGGATCAAAACAGTAAAGATTAAAGGCAGGGGCAAGAAATCCATGGACGACTTTATTGCCTATCTGAATCAAAAGTACCCGTCCATAGAAAAGGTTGAGCCGGTTGCCGATATCGAGCAGGCTGCCAAGGACGCGGATATTGTTTTTGTGGGCACATCATCTCCCACAGGCGACATCAGCGAATACCCTTACATTAATGAAGCATGGCTGAAACCGGGAAGTGTGGTATGCTGCCCTGCAGCCGCCCGCTTTGATGATGACTTCATCCTCAACCGGGCAAGAAGTGTGGCCGACTGGATCAACCTCTATGAAGCCTGGGCAGAGGAGATGCCCTATCCGGCCTATGAAACCATTCCCATCCCTGCCGTACGCTGTATGGATCTGATTGCTGATGGAAAAATGGAAAAAAGCCAGGTAGATGATCTGGGCGACATTCTCACCGGTAAGGTGCCGGCCCGTCGAAATGAAGATGAGATCATTATCTACTCGGTGGGCGGACTGCCCGTTGAAGATGTGGCCTGGGGCACCATCATATACCGCAATGCCTTGGAAAAGGGAATCGGCACGAAGCTGAATCTCTGGGACAAGCCCGAGCTTGCCTGA
- a CDS encoding amino acid ABC transporter ATP-binding protein encodes MNQEQTQATGPETSKAETIIKIIGMHKWYGDFHVLKDINLDVAKGERIVVCGPSGSGKSTLIRCINRLEEHQKGQIIVDGIELTKNLKNIEKVRSEVGMVFQHFNLFPHLTILENLTLGPIWVRKTPKKEAEETAMYYLEKVQIAEQAKKFPGQLSGGQQQRVAIARSLCMKPNIMLFDEPTSALDPEMVKEVLDVMISLAREGMTMIVVTHEMGFAKSVAHKVMFMDRGEIIEVNEPEEFFSNPQNDRTKLFLSQILF; translated from the coding sequence ATGAACCAAGAACAGACACAAGCCACCGGCCCTGAAACTTCAAAGGCGGAAACCATAATAAAGATCATCGGCATGCACAAGTGGTATGGTGATTTCCACGTTTTGAAAGATATCAACCTTGATGTGGCAAAGGGAGAGCGCATCGTTGTATGCGGCCCCTCGGGATCGGGTAAATCCACTTTAATCCGGTGCATCAACCGCCTTGAAGAACACCAGAAGGGGCAGATTATTGTCGATGGCATTGAACTGACCAAAAATTTAAAAAATATTGAAAAGGTCCGTTCTGAAGTCGGGATGGTGTTTCAGCATTTCAACCTGTTCCCCCATTTGACCATTTTGGAAAATCTTACCCTTGGTCCCATATGGGTCAGAAAGACCCCGAAAAAAGAAGCTGAAGAAACAGCCATGTACTACCTTGAAAAAGTACAGATTGCAGAACAGGCAAAAAAATTTCCAGGCCAGCTTTCCGGCGGACAACAGCAGCGTGTGGCAATCGCCAGAAGCCTTTGCATGAAGCCCAACATCATGCTTTTTGACGAGCCGACATCAGCCCTGGACCCGGAGATGGTCAAAGAGGTTCTTGATGTCATGATCAGCCTGGCCCGGGAAGGCATGACCATGATCGTTGTGACCCACGAAATGGGATTTGCCAAAAGCGTTGCCCACAAAGTCATGTTTATGGACCGGGGCGAGATCATTGAAGTAAACGAACCCGAAGAATTTTTCAGCAATCCTCAAAATGACAGGACCAAGCTCTTCCTAAGCCAGATCCTTTTTTAA
- a CDS encoding amino acid ABC transporter permease: MDIQADTQKAKEVVKPPMATVGVAGWIKENLFSSPSNTLLTILIICLLWYLIIPFLEWAFIDSCWDPQANCRHAAGAFWSVITANYKIILFGFYPQDILWRPMTSIVILVTLLVISQNRKLWKPALGYTWIISIVVMGVLLKGGIFGLTPVDIEKWGGIILTLLLSVFGLTSAYPLGVLLALGRQSKMPVIKTFCIFYIELIRGVPLISLLFMSSVVFPLLLPEGVAINAILRAQVAIIMFTAAYIAEVVRGGLQGISKGQFEAADALGLSYAQTMRLVILPQALKIVIPPSVSILISAFKDTSLVVIIGLYDVLKTTQSTLSDPKWMGFSTEAYIFLAMIYFICCFFMSNYSRRLERELDTSL; encoded by the coding sequence AACCACCCATGGCAACCGTGGGGGTGGCCGGATGGATTAAAGAAAACCTGTTCAGCTCACCTTCGAATACCCTGTTGACGATCCTGATCATATGCCTGCTGTGGTACTTGATTATTCCCTTTTTAGAGTGGGCGTTTATTGACAGCTGCTGGGATCCCCAGGCGAACTGCAGACATGCTGCCGGTGCTTTCTGGTCTGTAATCACAGCCAATTATAAAATCATTCTGTTTGGATTTTATCCCCAGGATATCCTCTGGCGGCCGATGACATCCATTGTGATACTCGTCACCCTTCTGGTCATCAGTCAAAACAGAAAGCTTTGGAAACCCGCCCTGGGATACACATGGATTATCTCCATTGTGGTTATGGGCGTCCTCCTTAAAGGCGGCATATTCGGGCTTACCCCGGTTGACATTGAAAAATGGGGGGGCATTATCCTGACCTTGCTGCTTTCGGTGTTCGGTCTGACATCGGCGTATCCGTTAGGTGTTCTTTTGGCCCTGGGACGCCAATCCAAGATGCCGGTCATCAAAACCTTCTGTATATTCTACATTGAGCTGATCCGGGGAGTCCCCTTGATCAGCCTGCTGTTTATGTCCTCTGTGGTCTTTCCCCTGTTGCTTCCGGAAGGTGTGGCCATCAATGCCATTTTAAGGGCCCAGGTGGCCATCATCATGTTCACGGCCGCATACATTGCCGAGGTGGTCAGAGGCGGACTTCAGGGAATCAGCAAAGGCCAGTTCGAGGCAGCCGACGCCCTGGGGCTCAGTTACGCCCAGACCATGCGCCTGGTTATTCTTCCCCAGGCACTGAAAATAGTCATCCCGCCGTCGGTGAGTATTCTGATTTCGGCTTTCAAAGACACCTCACTGGTTGTCATCATCGGGCTGTACGACGTCTTGAAGACTACGCAATCAACATTATCAGACCCCAAATGGATGGGATTTTCCACCGAAGCGTATATTTTCCTGGCCATGATTTATTTCATCTGCTGCTTTTTCATGTCCAATTACAGCCGCAGGCTGGAACGGGAGCTCGATACCAGTTTATAA